In the Sporichthyaceae bacterium genome, TCATGGTGAGGATCGAGCGCATCCGGTGCCCGCGGATCGCCTCCAGGGCACTGCGGGCGGTGTCTCTGCCTTTCATTGCCAGCTCCCTCGCTGAGCCGGCAGGCCCAGCAGCGTGTTGAGCGACGTGTGGGTGAGGTCGGCGGCGTCGTCGTCGGACTCGTCGGAGACGATCAGGCCGTCGCTGAGCTTCACTCGACGCGAGGCGCGCGACGCGACCTCCGTCTCGTGCGTGATCAGCACGATCGTGGAACCGGCCGCGTGCAGGTCGGCGAACAGGCCGAGCACGTCGTCCGTGGACGCCGAGTCCAGGTTTCCGGTCGGCTCGTCGGCCAGGATCATCGCCGGGTTGGTCACCAACGCGCGGGCCACGGCCACGCGCTGCTGCTGACCGCCGGAGAGCTCGTTGGGGCGGTGCTCGACGCGGTGGCCGAGGCCCACGCGCTCCAGAGCCTGCATCGCCAGGCGCTTGCGCTCCGGGCGATCCATGCCGGCGTAGACCAGCGGCAGTTCCACGTTGCGCCAGGCCGAGAGCGTGGCCAGCAGGTGGAACTGCTGGAACACGAAGCCGATCTCGGCGTTGCGGACCTGGGCCAGGCGGGTCTCATCCAGGGTCGACACGTCCTGTCCGGCCAGCCGGTACGTCCCGGAGGTCGGGGTGTCGAGGCAACCCAGGATGTTCATCAGCGTCGACTTGCCCGAGCCGGACTGTCCGATGATGGCCACGTACTGACCGACGTGGATGTCCAGCGAGACACCCTGCAGGGCCGACACGATCTCGGCGCCGGTGACGTAGCGCTTGGCCACGTCGGTCAGGGACAGCACTGGGACCGGCGTCGCCGCGGATGCGCCCGCGGCCGCGGATGTGGTCAGCGCGCTCATCCGGCACCCCCACCGAAGCCGCCGCCGCCGAAGCCGCCGGTCGTGGTGCCACCCGTGCGGGTGCCACCGGTGCCGGTCCCGGTGCCGGTGCCGGTCCGACCGGTGCGACCGGTGCCGGTGCCGCCGGTGCGGTTGCCCGCCAGGCTGGTGATCGTGAACTGGACCTGGTCACCGTCGGACAGGCCGGAGGTCACCACGGTCTGCTGGCCGTAGCTGGCGCCGAGGGTGACCGGGACCTGCTGCGGCGAACCGTTGACCACCTTGGTCACCATGGTCTGGCCGTTGACCGTCGTGATCGCGGCGGTCGGCACGGTCAGCACGTCGTTCAGTTGCTGAGTCGTGATCGCGACCGTGGCCGTGTCCCCGGGGTGCAGGGTGGTCGGGCTACCGGTGACGTTGATCGTGACCGGGAACTGCGCCGCGCCTCCGGAGGTCGAGGACGCGGTGACGCCGACCGAGGCGACCGTGCCGAAGACCGGCTGGTTCGAGCCGCTGGTGGTGATCGTGGCTTCCTGGCCGACCTTGATCGAGTCGAGGTCCGCGCCGGACACCGTCGCGTTGACCACCCACGACTTGAGGTTGACCACCTCGATGGCCGCGCTCGACGAGGTCGTCGCGCTCGGGCTCACCGCGGAGGTACCGGTGCCGTGGCTGCTCCCGCCGCCGCCGCTGCCGGACCCGCCGGAGGAGCTGCCGCCCCCGCTGCCGGAGGCCGTGTCGCCGACCGAGATGTTCACCGCCGAGACCGTCCCGGTGATCGGGGAGGTGATCGTCGCCCCGGCCAGGTCGGTGTTCGCGGAGTTCAGCTTGTCCTGCGCGCCTGCCAGCTGCGACTGCTCGCCCGCGATCTGCGCGTCGGCGCTGTCGATCTGGGCCTGCTCGTTCGCCTCCTGCGTGGCCAGGTCGGCCGCGGAGGTGGTCGAGCCCGAGGTCCCGGTCGCGCCGGTCGGCCCGGTCGACGTCGACGCCGAGGCCTTCAGCGCGGCCAGCGCTGCCTTGTCGGCCGCGAGGTTGGCCTGCGCCGAGCTCAGCTGCGCGGCGGTCTGGTTGTACGACGCCTGCGCGGCATTGACCGCCAGCTGCAACGACGTCCTGTCGATCGACGCGAGCGCCTGGCCCTTGGTGACGCTCTCACCGACGGTCACCTTCACCGAGTTCACGGTGCCGGCGCTCGGGAACGTCAGGTCCGCGACGTTGGCCGCGGCCACCGTGCCCGAGGCCTGGACGCTCTTGGAGACGCTGCCCGTCGCGATCGTCGAGGTGATGGTCCGCGAGGTCGGCGCAGGCGTGCTGGTCCCGCCGCGGGTCAGCGCCCACGCGCTGCCACCGCCGGCGAGCAGCACGACGGCCAGGCCGGCGGCTACCCACTTCTTACGGCCGCGACGTTTCGGTCGCGCCAATTCGGCCGCGGTCGGTGCCGCTGCCTTGCGACGCATCAATCTGCGTCGCCGCTTCTCCTCCGCGCCCGGCTGCGCTTCCGCGCCCGCCGAGTCCGCGGTGTCGATGGTCATGCTCATCTGCCGCCCCCACGCCTTTGGCATCGCTACTGCGGGCAGCCCCACGGCCCCCCGGCGAGGACAACATTCGGGCTCGGGGCTTGGGGATTCCTGTGAAAGGGCAACAGCAATTCTGTGACAGAAAGTTCACAGCGAGCGCTCAGGTAAGACGCCCGGTCGGCCGGAACGAAAGCGGACCCGGCAGCCGTGCGCTAGCACGGGCTGCCGGGTCCAGAATGCCGCGAACCTGCGCGGGTTGCGCCTCGATCAGGCGGACTGCGGGGCCGTCGGCATCGACATGGTGCTCGGGGCCTTGCCCTTCGCCGGGCTGGTGCTGCCGGCGGCCGTGCCGGGCTTGGCCGGGGTGCTGGCGCCGTTGGCCGTGCCGGGCTTGGCCGGGGTGGTCGTCCCGGTGGTGCCGGTCTTGCCCGTGGTGGGGGCGGTCTTCGACGCGGTGGCGCACGCGGCACCGGTGGTCGAGCCGGTCTTGGTCCCGCTCGCGGGCTTGCCGGCAGTCGGGGTCGTCTTGCCGGTGGTGGGCGTGGTCTTGTCGGTGCCCGTGCCGGTGGTGGTACCCGTCTTGCCGGTGGTGGCGGTGGTCTTCGCGGTGCTCGGGCACGCCGCCGTCGGGGTGGTCTTCCCGGTGACCGGGGCGGGCTTGGTCATCGGCGCTGCGGGCTTCGCGATTGGGGCCGGCTTGGCCTTGTCGGCGGTGGCCGGGGCCTTGCCGGTGACCGGGGGCGTGGTCTTGGTGGTCATCGCGCCCTTGGGCATGGACTTGACCACGGTCGACCCGTTGCCGCCGTTCCCGCCACCGTCGCCGTCGTGCTTGCCGACCATCGGGGCGCCCTTGTCGGCCGGGCCCGGCTTGCCGTGGTCGGCGTCGCCGCGGTGCATGGGACCGTTCGGGACAGCGCACGGCGGGGCCGGGTGCGCCCACGGGCGGTGCATGCCCGGGCCGTGCATGAACGGGCCGGGGTGGACGGCACCGGGCTTGGCCGGGCCGGGCTTGAGCGGTCCGGGCTTGAGCGGGCCGGGCTTGAGCGGGCCGCCCTTGTCGGCCGGACCGGGCTGGTCCGCGCCGGGCATCGGGTGCTCACCCTTGCGGTGGTGGTTCAGGAACGGCAGACCGAAGTGGTGGTGCCGGTGGTGGCCGAATCGGCCGGGCATCGGCCGGTCGCAGTCGGGCCCTGGCTTGTCGGCCTTCGGGGTCTGGTGCATGCCGGGAGCCGGCGGGGTCGGGTGAGACGCCGCCGAGGCGGTGGAGACACCCGAGAGCGCGGTGGCGCCCGCGAGCGCCACCATCACTGCGATTCTGCGAAATTTCACTGCGGGCCCTTCGTGGCGGATCCCGGCCGGTTCATGCCGGGTTCTGTTGAGTGCACCTATCGGGAGGGCCCGGACAAACCACGGGAAAGCAAGAAGCACCTCACAAAATTTGATCGAACGCAACGAACCGGCTGTTCCCGGGGCGCTCTTGCCATTCCGGACACTCGCTTTGTCCGGGAATGCCAGGATTGTCCGACCGCGCCGATGAACTGACGCACTTTCAGTCCGGGCGACCCAAAAGTCGACGGACTCCCCGACCGATGCTCCGGACATGGAGAACATCAGGCGCGAAGTGGATCTCCACTTCGCCGGCTTCGGTCCTCGGGTGAATTTGCCCGGGCCACAGCGGACCCAAAGCGGACTGCCGGCAATCCCTCAAACGGGCCGGGCAGCCTCGGAGGGTGTGGGCGTGGGGACGGGTGTCCCCGCGCGTGGAGAAGTTCGGGACCCGGGGGGGTCGACATGTCGTTCATCGCAGTGCTCGTGTTCCTGGTCGTCATCGGCACGATCGGGGCGCTCATGGTCCTGACGCCGATGATCGATCGTTCGGCCGCGCAGCCGGACGCCTACTGGGCGCCTGGACCCGTGGTCCCGGCCCCGCGCGACGGCGCAGCCGCTGATGTCGCGGTCCAGGCTGTCGAGGTCGTCGAGCCCGAGGCGGGAGTGCGGTGAGCCGGGTACCGGCGCAGCGCGGCGCCTATCAGGTCCGCGACGCCCACAGCCGCGTCGTGCTGGCGTCCGCCCGGACCTACGACGAAGCCGTCGAGGCAGCACACGGTCAGGCGTGGGCCATCGCCCAGGACATCGAGGGCCGACTCGGTGCGCAGGGCGAAGGTCACGCCGGCGGCATCGAGGTCCGCATCGAGGTCGTCGACGGCGCCAGCGGCGAACGCCTGGCGGCCTACGCGGCCTGGACCGGACCGGTCAAGGCCGCGAACCTGCGCCGAGCCTGAGCCCCGACCGGTACTACGGCGACGGCGGGGTCTTGCCGGGTCCGCCGCCGGACTTGGCCCCGCCGCCGGGGTCGGTCGTGGCCGGCGGTGGCGGTGATTCCGGCGGCTTGGTGACCGGTGGCTTGGTGACCGGCGGTTCGGTCACCGGCGGCTGGGTCACCGGAGGTTCGGTGGCCGGCGGACCCAGGGTGGGCGGCGTCGTCGCGCCGCCCGGGTTCGGGCTCGACGACCCGCTCGGCGAGGCGGAGGGCGGGGACAGGTCCAGGGTGCCCTTGACGCCCGGACCGATGTTGAAGTTCTGGGTCGGCTTGCCCTTCAGTGCGAGCTCCATGAACGTCGTCCAGGTCTGGGTCGGGTAGACCGCGCCGAAGAAGGTAGGCAGGCCGGCCACGCCGTCCAGCGACTCGGTGCCGTCGCCCTTGATGTAGTCGACCGAGGCCGCGATCTGCGGCGTGCAGCCGTTGAACCACGCCGTCAGCGACTGGTGCGTACCGGTCTTGCCGGCGACGGGACGGCCCAAGGCCTTGGCCGCCGTGCCGGTGCCGTTCTGGACGACGTTGATCATCGCGCGCAGCACGTCCGACCGGACCGGCGAGCTGTAGACCGGGCTCGGGGTGATCTTGATCGGCGTGATCGTGACGGCGCTGCCGCTGTTGTCCTGGACGTGGTCGACCACGTGCTGCGGGGCCTGCACGCCGGTGCCGCACAAGGTCGCGTAGCCGTCCGCGACCACCGTCGGCGGCACGGAGAACGTGCCGAGCGTGATGTCCGGGACGTTCTCCATGCCCGGCGCGTTGTTGGGGAACCCGGCCCGGACCAGTGAACCGCGAATCTTGGGCGGCCCGAGGTCGACGGCCAGGTTGAGGAACACGGTGTTGATCGAGTCGGTCAGGCCCTGGAACAGGGTCACCGCGGGTCCGTAGCTGGTGTTGAACTCGTTTCGGCCCAGCTTCTGACCGTTCATGTAGAGCGGCGAGTTGCCGTCGAAGACGGAGTTCAGGCCGTAGCCGTTCTCCAGCGCCGCGGCCACCGAGAACGGCTTCACCCCCGATCCCGGTTCGATCGGATAGGTCGCCATGCTCACCTGGGCGTACTTGTCGGTTCCCAGGAAGTCCTTGCCGCCGTACATCCCGAGGATCTTCCCGGTGTTGGGCTGGACGGCAGCCAGGCCGACCCGCACGCCTTCGGCCTTGGACTTGGGGAACTCCTGCGGCACCGCGGTCTCGGCGGCCGACTGCACCTGCTTGTCCAGCGTAGTGTAGATCTTCAGGCCGCTGTTCTCGATCTGATCCTTGGTCAGCCCGCGGGACTCGAGCTCGTTCTCGACCGTGGTGAGGATGTAGCCCTTCTGCCCGCCGAACTGTGAGTTCTTCTGCTGGGTCGGAATCGTGGGGAACTGCTCGCCGGACCGGTCCGACGCACTCAGCGCCTTGTCGGTGACCATGCCGTCGAGCACGTAGCCCCAGCGCGACTGCAAAGCGGTCAGGCCGGCGGCGGTCGAGGGGTCGTACCCGCCGGGGGAGCGGATCAGGGCGGCCAGCACCGCGTCC is a window encoding:
- a CDS encoding ABC transporter ATP-binding protein yields the protein MSALTTSAAAGASAATPVPVLSLTDVAKRYVTGAEIVSALQGVSLDIHVGQYVAIIGQSGSGKSTLMNILGCLDTPTSGTYRLAGQDVSTLDETRLAQVRNAEIGFVFQQFHLLATLSAWRNVELPLVYAGMDRPERKRLAMQALERVGLGHRVEHRPNELSGGQQQRVAVARALVTNPAMILADEPTGNLDSASTDDVLGLFADLHAAGSTIVLITHETEVASRASRRVKLSDGLIVSDESDDDAADLTHTSLNTLLGLPAQRGSWQ
- the cwsA gene encoding cell wall synthesis protein CwsA; this translates as MSMTIDTADSAGAEAQPGAEEKRRRRLMRRKAAAPTAAELARPKRRGRKKWVAAGLAVVLLAGGGSAWALTRGGTSTPAPTSRTITSTIATGSVSKSVQASGTVAAANVADLTFPSAGTVNSVKVTVGESVTKGQALASIDRTSLQLAVNAAQASYNQTAAQLSSAQANLAADKAALAALKASASTSTGPTGATGTSGSTTSAADLATQEANEQAQIDSADAQIAGEQSQLAGAQDKLNSANTDLAGATITSPITGTVSAVNISVGDTASGSGGGSSSGGSGSGGGGSSHGTGTSAVSPSATTSSSAAIEVVNLKSWVVNATVSGADLDSIKVGQEATITTSGSNQPVFGTVASVGVTASSTSGGAAQFPVTINVTGSPTTLHPGDTATVAITTQQLNDVLTVPTAAITTVNGQTMVTKVVNGSPQQVPVTLGASYGQQTVVTSGLSDGDQVQFTITSLAGNRTGGTGTGRTGRTGTGTGTGTGGTRTGGTTTGGFGGGGFGGGAG
- a CDS encoding transglycosylase domain-containing protein, translating into MKDPFERLKRALGRRRPGPAQPPTPPAPPPSVDPGPGPQTWTVAADEPTAQIRPTSEPPAEQTSEWFRPVGGQDPSPPPVDEPALMFPPRGEPAGGPPQRPPVAAGAGSGAAAAAAGITVLTAKKRRRRHRMIKAFVALLGIVAAGFVIVFIAYERVTIPAVNASVLEQTSQVYFGDNKTAYGQFGQTDREIVPLTQMPQSLRDAVIAAENRNFYHDSGVSFTGIIRAFWVNMRGGTVQQGGSTITQQYVKNYYLTSKRTLTRKIEEALLAIKLDKQLSKDQILENYLNTIYFGRGAYGVQAAAKAYFNEDVSKLTVPQDAVLAALIRSPGGYDPSTAAGLTALQSRWGYVLDGMVTDKALSASDRSGEQFPTIPTQQKNSQFGGQKGYILTTVENELESRGLTKDQIENSGLKIYTTLDKQVQSAAETAVPQEFPKSKAEGVRVGLAAVQPNTGKILGMYGGKDFLGTDKYAQVSMATYPIEPGSGVKPFSVAAALENGYGLNSVFDGNSPLYMNGQKLGRNEFNTSYGPAVTLFQGLTDSINTVFLNLAVDLGPPKIRGSLVRAGFPNNAPGMENVPDITLGTFSVPPTVVADGYATLCGTGVQAPQHVVDHVQDNSGSAVTITPIKITPSPVYSSPVRSDVLRAMINVVQNGTGTAAKALGRPVAGKTGTHQSLTAWFNGCTPQIAASVDYIKGDGTESLDGVAGLPTFFGAVYPTQTWTTFMELALKGKPTQNFNIGPGVKGTLDLSPPSASPSGSSSPNPGGATTPPTLGPPATEPPVTQPPVTEPPVTKPPVTKPPESPPPPATTDPGGGAKSGGGPGKTPPSP